In Flavobacterium piscisymbiosum, the sequence TAGAGCGCAAATGAACTGTGTTCCGGGAATGGTTACTGAGTTTGCTTTTATTCCAACTTATACAACTGCTGAATACAGAGAGTTGCCTTTTATGGTAGAAAAAGTAGCAAACATCAACAAACTTAGAGCTGAAAAAAGCATTGAGTTAGTTGCTAAAGGAGGTACAGCTTTAGATCCTTATACATTTGATTATTTATTATTATGTAATAAAATTTGTGGAGCTTCTCACTACAACATGCAAATGAAAGTAGTTGTTGATACTCCGGAAGATTATAAAAAATGGTTAAGCGAAAAAACTACTTTAGCTCAGGATATTAAAGCGGCAGCAGCTGCTAAAGCACCAGCTGAAGGAGCAAAAGCTACTACAGATAGTACAGCTAAAGATACTGTTAAAGCGGTAATTGATACTGTTAAAGCAGCTATAGCTAAAGTTGCTATGAAATAATATTTATTAAGAAAATTTAAAGTACACATATATGTCAGCAGAAGCGCACGGTCACGATCACGGACACGATCACGAGCACGAACATCATCATAAAGAAACGTTCATTACTAAATATATTTTTAGTATTGATCATAAAATGATTGCTAAGCAATACTTGATTACCGGTATTATCATGGGTATTATTGGTATTGCAATGTCCTTGCTTTTTAGAATGCAATTAGCATGGCCAGAAGAGTCTTTTAAAATCTTTAATGTTTTATTAGGAGATAAATTTGCACCTGATGGTGTAATGGCAAATGATATTTATTTGGCTTTAGTAACAATTCACGGTACCATCATGGTATTCTTTGTACTAACGGCTGGATTAAGTGGTACTTTTAGTAACTTACTTATTCCACTTCAAATTGGAGCAAGAGATATGGCGTCTGGATTCATGAACATGATTTCATACTGGTTGTTCTTCTTGTCTGCAGTAATTATGTTATCTTCTTTATTTGTTGAAGCTGGACCAGCTTCTGCAGGTTGGACAATTTATCCTCCATTAAGTGCTTTACCACAAGCGATTCCTGGTTCTGGAACAGGTATGACTTTATGGTTAGTTTCTATGGCGATCTTTATTGCATCTTCTTTAATGGGATCTTTAAATTACATCGTAACTGTTATCAACTTAAGAACTAAAGGAATGTCTATGACTAGACTTCCGCTTACAATCTGGACATTTTTCGTAACAGCTATAATTGGTGTTATTTCTTTCCCGGTATTGTTATCAGCTGCTCTATTATTGATTTTTGACAGAAGCTTTGGTACTTCATTCTTCTTATCTGATATTTATATCGCAGGAGAGGTTTTACATTACCAAGGTGGTTCTCCAGTTTTATTCGAACACTTATTCTGGTTCTTAGGACACCCTGAGGTTTATATCGTAATCTTACCAGCAATGGGTCTTGTTTCTGAAATTATGGCTACGAATTCTCGTAAACCAATCTTCGGATACAGAGCGATGATTATGTCAGTTCTTGCAATTGCATTCTTATCAACTATTGTTTGGGGTCACCACATGTTTATTTCGGGTATGAATCCTTTCTTAGGATCTGTATTTACCTTCACAACTTTATTGATTGCAATTCCGTCTGCTGTAAAAGCGTTCAACTGGATTACGACTTTATGGAAAGGTAACTTACAATTCAACCCTGCAATGTTATTCTCTATCGGAATGGTTTCTACTTTCATTACTGGAGGTTTAACTGGAATCATTTTAGGAGATAGTACTTTAGATATTAACGTTCACGATACTTACTTCGTAATTGCTCACTTTCACTTAGTAATGGGTATCTCTGCACTTTACGGAATGTTTGCTGGTATTTACCACTGGTTCCCTAAAATGTATGGTAGAATGTTGAATAAAAACTTAGGTTATATTCACTTTTGGGTAACAGCAGTTTGTGCTTACGGAGTTTTCTTCCCAATGCACTTTATCGGATTAGCTGGTTTACCAAGACGTTATTATACAAACACAAACTTCCCATTATTTGATGATTTACAAAATGTGAATGTTTTAATTACAACATTTGCTCTTGTAGGAGGTGCGTTCCAATTAGTATTCTTGTACAACTTCTTCAGTAGTATTTTCTACGGTAAGAAAGCGGTTCAAAATCCATGGAAATCGACAACATTAGAGTGGACTACTCCTGTAGAACATATTCACGGTAACTGGCCAGGTGAAATTCCTCACGTATACCGTTGGCCATATGACTACAGTAACCCAAATCACGACGTAGATTTTGTTCCTCAAAATGTACCAATGAAAGAAGGTGAAGAAGTTTTACACCACTAAAAATATTTAAGAAAGACCATCTGAAAAGATGGTCTTTTTTTTTTGTACAATATCTAAGTCATTAAGAAATTTCAATATTTTAAAGTTCCAAATTCCAAAAAAGGTTAGTATTGTTGGAATTTGGAATTTTTTATTTAGAGCTTAAGGTATTGGATTTTCCTTTTTTTATTTGCGATTTTATCTATTTTACAAACTGATTACTTTGTCTATCTTTGTAAAATGAATGAGAACCTAGATCCCACTACAAATGGGTACAATCCAGAAGAATTAGATCTTGAAAAAAGATTACGTCCGCTGTCATTTGATGATTTTGCGGGGCAAGATCAAGTTTTAGAGAATTTAAAAGTTTTTGTTGCTGCAGCCAATCAGCGAGGAGAAGCACTTGATCATACACTTTTTCATGGACCTCCGGGATTAGGTAAAACGACTTTGGCCAATATTTTAGCAAATGAACTTGAAGTAGGGATTAAAATTACTTCGGGTCCTGTTTTAGATAAGCCTGGTGATTTAGCCGGTCTTTTGACTAATCTTGATGAAAGAGATGTTCTGTTCATTGATGAAATTCATCGTTTGAGTCCAATTGTTGAAGAGTATTTATATTCGGCAATGGAGGATTTTAAAATTGATATTATGATCGAGTCTGGTCCAAATGCCAGAACGGTTCAAATCAATTTGAATCCTTTTACTTTAATAGGAGCAACAACGCGTTCAGGATTACTAACTGCGCCAATGCGTGCGCGTTTCGGGATTTCATCACGATTACAATATTACACTACAGAACTTTTGACTAGTATTGTCGAAAGAAGTTCTTCGATACTTAGAATGCCGATCTCCTTAGATGCTGCTATAGAAATAGCTGGTAGAAGTCGTGGTACACCTCGTATTGCAAATGCATTGTTACGTAGGGTACGTGATTTTGCACAGATAAAAGGAAATGGAACTATCGATCTTGAAATTGCACGTTATGCCTTAAAAGCACTTAATGTAGATGCTCATGGATTGGATGAAATGGATAATAAAATCTTATTGACTATCATCAATAAATTTAAAGGTGGACCTGTTGGACTTTCAACTTTGGCAACAGCCGTATCTGAAAGTAGCGAAACTATCGAAGAGGTTTATGAGCCGTTCCTGATTCAGGAAGGATTTATCATGCGTACGCCGCGTGGTCGTGAAGTAACAGACAAAGCCTATAAGCATTTAGGAAAATTAAACACTAACATTCAGGGCGGATTGTTTTAATTTTAATCAGAATGTCTGAAAATAGAAAATATAATTACCCGAATAGGCTTTCGATATTGAGATTCTTTCTGGATGCTGAAGGAGTGCGTAGAAATCCTATTCCTTTTCATAAAAGATATTTTGATCAGTTTGGAGATTCTTTTTCTCTTAAAATTGGTGTTTCAAAACATATCATTTTGTCAAGAGATAATGAAGTTGCGCAGTATATTTTACAGAAGAATCAAAAGAATTATCATAAATCTAAATTTCAATCTGTATACCTTTCAAAATATTTAGGAAAAGGATTATTGACTGTTGATGGAGATTTTTGGCTGAAACAAAGAAGGCTTATTCAACCTGCATTTCATAAGCAAAAGATGAATCAGTTGGTCGAAAACATGAATCAGACTATTGGTTCAGAATTAAAAGATCTAATCGAAGAAAAGCCAATAGATCTTTTTCCTGTAATGAGTCAGTTAGCCTTTAATGTGGTAGCGAAATCATTATTTCAACTTTCGATTTCAGACGAAAAATTAAACAGAATAAAATTTATTATCGAAGAAGTTCAGAATTTTTTAATAAAAGAAATTAGACTTCCGCATAAAGCATGGTGGTTTTCATTAAGCGGCCAGGTAAAAAAACACCTGGAACTGGCTGAAGAAAATAATAGTATTATTCAGGAAATTATTGAAGAAAGAATGACTTCGAAAGAAGAAATTAATGACTTGCTAAATATGCTTTTGGAAACGCGATATGAAGATACGGGAGAGGGAATGACTGTAAGTCAGTTGGTAGATGAAATTAAAGTTCTATTTATTGCCGGACATGAAACCACAGCAAATGCTTTGACTTTTACGTTGCATCTTTTAGGAAGAAATCCTGAAATACAACAAAAAGTTGTTGATGAGATTTTAGCAATAGAATCTCAAACAAATGATCTTGTCGAGCAGTTACAGAAAATGACGTATACCAATGCCGTTTTAAACGAATCAATGCGCTTGTACCCGCCTGCCTGGATTACCGATAGACAAAATGTTACCGATGATACACTTGCAGGTTATCATATAAAGAAAGAAACTCTCATTGGTGTTTCTTTCTATGAATTGCATCGAAATCCAAAATACTGGAAAAATCCGGATGAGTTTAATCCGGAACGATTTCTTGGAGGGCAGAAAAAGCAATCCATGCAATATTTTTATCCATTTGGTGCCGGACCAAGAATGTGCATCGGAGCGGGATTTGCTATTTATGAAATGTGTTTGACCATTGCTCAAATTGTAAAAAAATACGAGATTAAATCCAGTACAGATACAGTTCAGTTTAATCCATTAATTACATTAAAGCCAGTTGGTGTAGAAGTTTTATTTTCGAAAAGGTGAGCATTAATGCAAAAGAGACATATTCGAAATTTATAAAATCAGAAGCAAAACGTCTTGGTTTTCTTTCTTGCGGGATTTCTAAAGCTGGATTTCTCGAAGAAGAAGCGCCACGTCTTGAAAAATGGCTCAATAATAATCATCATGGGCAGATGGCCTACATGGAAAATTATTTTGACAAGCGTTTAGATCCAACTTTGTTAGTAGATGATGCCAAAAGTGTTGTTTCGCTTTTATTAAATTATTATCCCGAAGAAACTCAAAGTCAGGATAGTTTTAAGATTTCAAAATATGCTTACGGTCAGGATTATCATTTTGTAATCAAGGAGAAACTCAAAGAATTTTTGCATTCTATTCAGGAAAATATAGGCGATGTTTCAGGTCGTGCTTTTGTTGATTCGGCACCTGTTTTAGATCGTGCCTGGGCAGCTAAAAGTGGCTTGGGATGGATTGGTAAAAGCGGTAATCTGCTTACTCAAAAGGTTGGCTCTTTTTACTTTATTGCTGAACTTATTCTTGATTTGGATTTAGAATATGATCATGCCACGACAGATCATTGTGGTTCTTGTACTGCTTGTATTGATGCTTGTCCTACTCAGGCAATTGTTGCTCCTCATGTTGTTGATGGTAGTAAATGTATTTCTTATTACACGATCGAACTCAAAGAAAATATTCCTTACGAAATGAAAGGAAAATTTGACGAATGGATGTTTGGTTGTGATACTTGCCAGGATGTTTGTCCCTGGAATCGGTTCTCGAAACCTCATTCAGAACCCTTATTTAATCCAAATCCGGAACTACTTTCTTTTTCTAAAAAAGACTGGATTGAGATTACGGAAGAGACTTTCCGTGCCGTTTTTAAAAACTCCCCAATCAAAAGAACCAAGTTTGATGGCTTAAAAAGAAATGTAAGATTTTTAGAGTGATTTCAGGAAAGGAAATGCTTTTTTCTTTCTTTTAAATGCAATATTTAATTTTTCTTTTTTCAAGTATTTGTAAGATTTTTACATTTTTATCTTGAATTTCTTCAAAAACCGACAATACGTCAAAAAATTAAGAAATTTCTCCTGTTTTATTATCGAATAGTTAAGTTTTCTGCATACTCAGGTTAATTTTTGTCGACAAAAAGTGCAATTCAGCGTTTATCTAAGTAGTTTGTCGACTAAAGTAGTTAGTAATTAGGTGTTTGCATACTTTCGCGCCTCCAAAACTACTAATTTAATCTAAAGGCACTTTTTGTGTCTTGAACGACATACATTTATGGTGCAAAAACTACCTTATTTTTATGACAATCTTAAAATTACTTTTTTAAGATTTGCAAAATCCATTTCCCTCATTTTATCGTATCTGCTTCAAATGCTGAAAACCAAATTTGGTTCTTCTGCTTTCAATATTTCTATTCTTAAATTCACAGTTGTCTATGCGTAACTTTACTCTTAGTCAGTCTAAATTATTTAGACTAAATTTTCTTGTTTTATTATTAACATTAGCATCTTTCTCATCTTTTGCACAAGTTTGTGGAACGCCAGGTGTTGACGGTCCGGTTACTGTTACAAGTTCTATAAATACTTATTATCCTATTTCGGGCAATACTACTTTAAATGCTGGAGCTCAATCTATACTATTAGCTACATCTCCTGGCACAGATGGTAAAGGGAATAACTTTGGTACCATTCCAATTTCTGCCGGAGATTTAATTTTGATTATCCAAATGCAGGATGCTTCAATCAATTATACGAATGATCGTAATTACGGTTCAGGAAGTACGACTAGTGGTCCGGATGCTTTAGGTGGTACAGGATTTACAGCTATTGGTAATACTGGGGTTTTTGAATATGTTATTGCAACTAATAATGTACCACTAGGAGGTGGGAATTTAACATTTAAAGGGACTGGTACTTCAGGAGGTGCAAGAAATAGTTTTTTTAATGCTAACGCAACAACGGATAGAGGAAAAAAAACTTTTCAAATTGTTAGAGTACCACAATACTCAAATTTAAATTTAAATTCAAATATAACAACGCCTGCTTTTAATGGTAGTGCTGGAGGTATTATCGCCTTCAATGTTTCGGGAACTTTTAATTTTAACGGTAAAACTATTGATGGAACAGCGAGAGGTTTTAGAGGGGGATATAGCCCTAGGTTAGATTCAAATTTAAATAATTCGACAATTTATGTTGGTTTATCAACTAGTGATAAAATTTCGGGAAAGGGAGAAGGAATAGCGGGTACACCAAGATACATGTGGGATGGTTCTAATGAAGTAGATAATGGAGTTACAAATGAAGGGTTACCAGGTGGTTCTTCAGGAAGAGGAGCTCCTGCTAATGCAGGTGGAGGTGGTAATGATCACAATACTGGCGGCGGCGGCGGCGGTAATGGTGGTTTTGGAGGTCTAGGTGGTGCAGGATGGCAAGGTGGTAACGGAGACGTTCTTCCTGCTACAGGAGGAGGAAGACCAGGTTATAAATCATATATTACAACAACACCTTTTCCTAAGCTTGTAATGGGTGGAGGTGGAGGTGCCGGAGATGCTAATAACGCTTCGACCGGTGTGAAGGGTGGAGTTGGAGGAGCTATTATACTCATTAATGCAGGTACGGTTCAGGGAATTGGTTATATAAATGCTAATGGTGGAAATGGTGCAGCAGGTGCTTACTCTGGGTCTCCTGACGGAGCTGGAGGGGGAGGTGCCGGAGGGACTGTACTTTTGAATATTTCTAATAATAGTACAGGTACAATAACTATTAATGCAAATGGAGGAAACGGAGGAAATACAGAAAATGATAACAACAACGAGCACGGACCAGGTGGTGGTGGTGGTGGTGGAATAATTAGCCATAATATCACTACTTCAGGAACAATAATTGCTAATGTAAATGGTGGATCTGCAGGAAAATCTAATGCCGGACAAGGAAATACTCATGGCGCCGTAAATGGAACAATTGGTTACACGACACAATTTACGAGTGCAGACGTACCACCTAATCTTCAGGTAAATGCAAATTGTTTTCCTGTTCTTGAGACTACTGTAAAATCTTTGTCTACTGCAAAAGCTTGTAATTCGATTGGAGGAAAAGTTTCTTACGAAATTCAGATAAAAAATACAGGAGCCGGAAATGCAGCTGGTGTATTTTTGGATTTTAGCTTTCCAACAGGTATTCAGTTTGACTCAGCAACAGCTACATATTCAATTGGAACAACAGGGCCTTCCGGAGCTTTCCCTAATACTAATACTACCGCACCTGGTAATCCTTTATTTGGAGGTTTTAACATCGCTCAAAATGGAGTGGTTACTATAATTTTAATAGGGAAAGTCGCAGCTACTATGACTGCCGGAGTACATAGTTCTGATGCACAAGCACTATATCTTGATCCGACACGTACAGATGCAAATTCTGGAAGAAGAATTACTGCAGCCACAAATGCTTATGGTTCAGTAAATAAAAAATATGAGGGAAATAATCAAGCAGATGTTCCAGGAGTAAACTTTCCAGGTACTGGTACGACAGCCGATGATATAACGATTTTGGCTTTGCCGGCAGTTCCAACTTTTACACCAACACAGCCAACTTGTGAGGTACCAACAGGAACAATAACAGTAAATACTCCTGCCAATGGCACAGGAATAAAATATACGCTAACAGGTACAAATCCGATAACGGCGCCAGTAGATAGTACAACTGGAGTCTTTTCAGGATTAGTAGCAGGTAAATATAAAGTTACTACAACTAATTCAGAGGGATGTACTTCGCTTCCTACTGCAGATATTACTATTAATGCACTTGCAGGTGCACCAACTACAACAGGAGTTTCAATTTGTCAAGGTGACAACACTGGCGCAGCATTAATAGTTACTTCTGCCTGTTCTTCTGGTACTATACAATGGTTTACAGAGGCTTCTGGAGGTACAGCAATTTTTACAGGATCTTCTTTTAATCCACTAGTAGTTACTGAATCAGGTTTAACAGATACAAATACAGCAAAGACTGTAATTTATTATGCGTCATGTTCAGGTTCTTGTAGAACTGCAACAAGTTATGTTATTAAGCCAAAACCAACAATAACCGCAACAACGCCAAATTCAAGATGCGATGCAGGAACTGTTATTTTGGGAGCTACGGCTTCATCAGGTACAATTAACTGGTATGCAGCATCAACAGGAGGCCCATCATTAGGGACAGGGTCAAGTTTTACTACACCAAGTTTATCAACAACAACAGACTATTATGTTGATGCAACAGATAATGGATGTACAACGGTAGCTAGAACCCTAATCAAAGCA encodes:
- the ruvB gene encoding Holliday junction branch migration DNA helicase RuvB; amino-acid sequence: MNENLDPTTNGYNPEELDLEKRLRPLSFDDFAGQDQVLENLKVFVAAANQRGEALDHTLFHGPPGLGKTTLANILANELEVGIKITSGPVLDKPGDLAGLLTNLDERDVLFIDEIHRLSPIVEEYLYSAMEDFKIDIMIESGPNARTVQINLNPFTLIGATTRSGLLTAPMRARFGISSRLQYYTTELLTSIVERSSSILRMPISLDAAIEIAGRSRGTPRIANALLRRVRDFAQIKGNGTIDLEIARYALKALNVDAHGLDEMDNKILLTIINKFKGGPVGLSTLATAVSESSETIEEVYEPFLIQEGFIMRTPRGREVTDKAYKHLGKLNTNIQGGLF
- a CDS encoding cytochrome P450; its protein translation is MSENRKYNYPNRLSILRFFLDAEGVRRNPIPFHKRYFDQFGDSFSLKIGVSKHIILSRDNEVAQYILQKNQKNYHKSKFQSVYLSKYLGKGLLTVDGDFWLKQRRLIQPAFHKQKMNQLVENMNQTIGSELKDLIEEKPIDLFPVMSQLAFNVVAKSLFQLSISDEKLNRIKFIIEEVQNFLIKEIRLPHKAWWFSLSGQVKKHLELAEENNSIIQEIIEERMTSKEEINDLLNMLLETRYEDTGEGMTVSQLVDEIKVLFIAGHETTANALTFTLHLLGRNPEIQQKVVDEILAIESQTNDLVEQLQKMTYTNAVLNESMRLYPPAWITDRQNVTDDTLAGYHIKKETLIGVSFYELHRNPKYWKNPDEFNPERFLGGQKKQSMQYFYPFGAGPRMCIGAGFAIYEMCLTIAQIVKKYEIKSSTDTVQFNPLITLKPVGVEVLFSKR
- the queG gene encoding tRNA epoxyqueuosine(34) reductase QueG — translated: MSINAKETYSKFIKSEAKRLGFLSCGISKAGFLEEEAPRLEKWLNNNHHGQMAYMENYFDKRLDPTLLVDDAKSVVSLLLNYYPEETQSQDSFKISKYAYGQDYHFVIKEKLKEFLHSIQENIGDVSGRAFVDSAPVLDRAWAAKSGLGWIGKSGNLLTQKVGSFYFIAELILDLDLEYDHATTDHCGSCTACIDACPTQAIVAPHVVDGSKCISYYTIELKENIPYEMKGKFDEWMFGCDTCQDVCPWNRFSKPHSEPLFNPNPELLSFSKKDWIEITEETFRAVFKNSPIKRTKFDGLKRNVRFLE
- a CDS encoding cytochrome c oxidase subunit I, coding for MSAEAHGHDHGHDHEHEHHHKETFITKYIFSIDHKMIAKQYLITGIIMGIIGIAMSLLFRMQLAWPEESFKIFNVLLGDKFAPDGVMANDIYLALVTIHGTIMVFFVLTAGLSGTFSNLLIPLQIGARDMASGFMNMISYWLFFLSAVIMLSSLFVEAGPASAGWTIYPPLSALPQAIPGSGTGMTLWLVSMAIFIASSLMGSLNYIVTVINLRTKGMSMTRLPLTIWTFFVTAIIGVISFPVLLSAALLLIFDRSFGTSFFLSDIYIAGEVLHYQGGSPVLFEHLFWFLGHPEVYIVILPAMGLVSEIMATNSRKPIFGYRAMIMSVLAIAFLSTIVWGHHMFISGMNPFLGSVFTFTTLLIAIPSAVKAFNWITTLWKGNLQFNPAMLFSIGMVSTFITGGLTGIILGDSTLDINVHDTYFVIAHFHLVMGISALYGMFAGIYHWFPKMYGRMLNKNLGYIHFWVTAVCAYGVFFPMHFIGLAGLPRRYYTNTNFPLFDDLQNVNVLITTFALVGGAFQLVFLYNFFSSIFYGKKAVQNPWKSTTLEWTTPVEHIHGNWPGEIPHVYRWPYDYSNPNHDVDFVPQNVPMKEGEEVLHH